From Bradyrhizobium sp. sBnM-33:
AAAGATCGTCAGTGGCGTTTTTGTTTTACGAACGTGATTTAGGAAGGTGTCTTGTAGGTTTTGTGCGCGGTCTGCCGCCATTGTTTTTGTCCCGCCGTCTTGTGCTTCTTTTTATTAAGCCGGTTGTTGCTCTCTCGCGGAGCCTGCCCCCCGACCTGCCGGCCTACCCTGAGATCCCCCTCCGGTCGGCTTGGCAGCACAATTAGAGGGTACGCGGGGTTAATAGGCAAGCCGGTTCGGGCGCCACCGGCGCGGAACCCAGTGGCCATTCTCCGCAAGTGTCCGGAAAGAGATAAATATTCCCAAGCAGATGCATGGATCGGAGAGACACCATTGCGTTGGGGGCGCGTTCGATTCGTATCGCATAAGAGATTCAATAGAGATTCAATCAGCCTCAGCCAACGCCCAGCGCCTTGAGCTTGCGGTGCAGCGCCGAACGCTCCATGCCGACGAATTCGGCCGTACGCGAAATATTGCCCGAGAACCGGCTGATCTGCGCGATCAGGTAGTCGCGCTCGAACACTTCCCGCGCCTCGCGCAGCGGCAAGCCCATGATGTGCTCGCCATTGTTGCTGGTCGGCATCGCCGGCACCATCGAGCCGACATCCTGAGGCAGCATATCGGCGGTGATGATCGCTTCCGGGCCGCCGCCGGCCAGAATCATGACGCGCTCGACATTATTGCGGAGCTGGCGGACGTTGCCGGGCCAGACGTGGGACTGCAATACCGCCATTGCGTCCTGGCCGATCTGCCGTTTCGGCAAGCCCGTCGCCGCCGATATCTGATCCATGAAATAGTCGATCAGTTCGGGGATGTCCTCGCGGCGTTCCGACAGCGGGGGAACACGGATCGGCACCACGGACAGTCGATGGTAGAGATCCTCGCGGAAACGCCCTTCCGCGATCTCCTCCTCCAGATTGCGCGCGGTCGAGGAGATGATTCGGACGTCAACATGAATCTTGGCGGCGCCTCCTGAGCGTTGGAAGGTCTGATCGACCAGCACGCGCAGGATTTTGTTCTGGGTTTCGCGCGGCATGTCGGCGATCTCGTCGATGAACAGCGTGCCGCCGTGTGCCTCTTCCAACGCACCAGGCTTGCGCGGCTGCTCGCCGTTCGTCTGCTCGATGCCGAACAACTCGACTTCCATCCGTTCCGGGGTGATCGCCGCGGCGTTGATGACGACGAACGGGCCTTCTGCACGGCTCGATGCATTGTGCAGCGTGCGCGCTGCCAGTTCCTTGCCCGAACCGGAAGGGCCGACGATCAGGATACGGCTGTTGGCCTTGGCCGCGCGGTCGATGGTCTGGCGCAATTGGTTCATGCAGGCCGAGCGTCCGGTGAGAACGCTCGCGGTGGGAGCTAGTTGCTTGAGTTCCTTCACCTCGCGCTTGAGGCGCGAGGTCTCCAGCGCCCGCGTCGCTACCAGGATCAGCCGGTCGGACTTGAACGGCTTTTCGATGAAGTCATAGGCGCCGCGCTTGATCGCTGCCACCGCGGTCTCGATGTTGCCGTGGCCGGAGATCATCACGACCGGAACGTCGGCATGCTCCTTCTTGATTTGCTCGAGCAGTTGCAGGCCGTCGAGCTTGGAGCCCTGCAGCCAGATATCGAGAAACACCAGATGCGGGCGGCGGTTGGCGACCTCGGCCAACGCCGAATCGCTGTCGCGTGCGGTGCGGGTATTGAAGCCTTCGTCTTCCAGGATGCCCGCAACGAGGTCACGAATATCGGCTTCGTCGTCGACAATCAGAATGTCACTGGCCATGGGTTACACCTGCCTTGTCAGCTGCCTGTTGCGGCTTCGGTTTTTGTTTCATCATTGGTCGCGGATGCCGCCTTATTGGTTTCATCAATCTGTGGTTTTGCCTCTGCAGCCGGTTGCTTCACGTCGGCCCTCGGCGCATGGCCGGATACGGCGAACCGCAGCCGCATCCAGGCGCCGCGCTGTCCGGGGCGAAAATCGGAAGCGTCTTTGAGCTCGATGCGGCCGCCATGGTCTTCCAAGACGCGGCCGACGATGGCGAGCCCGAGACCGGTGCCCTTCTGGCGCGTAGTCACATAGGGCTCCAGCAACCGCGCGCGGCTCACCTTCGGCAGGCCGATACCATTGTCGATTACGTCGATCACGATGTCGTCGTTCTCGCGCGCGGCGATGACGTCGATGCGTCCCTTGCCGAGTTCTTCCGGCGGCACCTGCTCGATCGCCTCGGTCGCGTTCTTGATGATGTTGGTCAGCGCCTGTGAGATCAGCCGGCGGTCGAACTGCGCACGCATCGGGTCCTGCTTGATATCGGCCTCGATATCGAGATCGGGATGCCCGACTTTCATCAGAAATACCGCCTGCCGCACGGTATCGGCGACGTCCTCGCCTTCCATGACCGGCTTTGGCATGCGCGCGAAGCGGGAGAATTCATCAACCATCCGCCTGATGTCGTCGACCTGCCGCACGATGGTTTCGGTACATTGTTCGAAGATGTTCTTGTCTTCGGTGATGACCTTGCCGAATTTGCGGCGGATGCGTTCTGCAGAAAGCTGGATCGGCGTCAGCGGATTCTTGATCTCATGGGCGATGCGGCGCGCGACGTCGCCCCACGCCGAGGTACGTTGCGCGGAGACGAGCTCCGTGATGTCGTCGAGCGTGATGATGTAGCTATCGCGCGAGTGGCTGGTCTGCTCGGCGCTGACACGGACCGACAGGTTGCGCTCATGGCCGTCGCGCATGATCGTGATCTGGCCCTGCACCAGGCGCTGCGTACCCTCGCGAGCGGTCTTCATCATGTCGTCGAGCTCGGGCAGCACGTCCGACAGCGGATGGTCCAGCGTCTCGGATTCGGCATGGCCGATTAGTTTCTCGGCCGAGCGGTTCAGAATTCCGACGCTACCCGAGGCGTCGACGCCGATAATGCCGGCGCTGGCCGAGGACAGCACCGCCTCGATGAAACGACGGCGGCTGTCGATCAGGTCCGAGGCGCTGACCAGCTCGTCGCGCTGGGTGCGCAATTCGGCAGTCATCTTGTTGAAGGTCTCGCCGAGTTGGGCGAGGTCGCCCTCGGATTTATGGACCGGCACCTGGACATGCAGATCGCCGGTCGAAACGATATTGGCCGCGCTCATCAAGTTGCGAATTGGCGCCACCAGCCAGTTGGCGAAATTCAAGCCGATCAGCACAGATGCGGTCAGGATCGTTAGCGCAATCACAGCGAACATCAGCGCGAAAGTGACTTGGATACCGAGTCTTCGGGATTCGATCGCGGCGTATTCCGCTACGTTGGCCTGGGTCTGCTTGAGTTGGCCGACCACCCGCGGATCGAGCAGACGCGCGACGTAGAGGAACGTGTCGCTGAACGCGCGCAGACGAATGACCGCGGCGACGTAGTTCTCTTCCGGGAAGACTGCGATCTCCGGCTTGTTTTCATCGACGTTGCTGAGGAAGTCCTGCGGCGGCGTCGTGAATTCCTGCCGAATACCGGTCTGTGCGGTCTCCAGGACATTGCGATCCCTGTCGATCAGCATTGCACCTGGCAAATTGCGTGCTGCAGCACTTGCCGTCAGCAATTCGCGAAACGTGCTTCGGTCCTGGTCGAACAGCGGCCGCGCATTGGCGATATCGTTGGCCATCCCCAAAATGTCGCCATTGATCAGGGAGGCGTGCTCATTGACGTAGGCATGGGCAACGTTAAGCGAATTCTCGATCGCCGCTCGCGTCGGTCCCGAAAACAAGCGATCGAGACCGCGATCGAGGGTAACATTGGCGATAATGGCAACCAGCACCGCTGGCAGCACGGCGATGATCGAAAACAGACTGAC
This genomic window contains:
- a CDS encoding sigma-54-dependent transcriptional regulator — protein: MASDILIVDDEADIRDLVAGILEDEGFNTRTARDSDSALAEVANRRPHLVFLDIWLQGSKLDGLQLLEQIKKEHADVPVVMISGHGNIETAVAAIKRGAYDFIEKPFKSDRLILVATRALETSRLKREVKELKQLAPTASVLTGRSACMNQLRQTIDRAAKANSRILIVGPSGSGKELAARTLHNASSRAEGPFVVINAAAITPERMEVELFGIEQTNGEQPRKPGALEEAHGGTLFIDEIADMPRETQNKILRVLVDQTFQRSGGAAKIHVDVRIISSTARNLEEEIAEGRFREDLYHRLSVVPIRVPPLSERREDIPELIDYFMDQISAATGLPKRQIGQDAMAVLQSHVWPGNVRQLRNNVERVMILAGGGPEAIITADMLPQDVGSMVPAMPTSNNGEHIMGLPLREAREVFERDYLIAQISRFSGNISRTAEFVGMERSALHRKLKALGVG
- a CDS encoding sensor histidine kinase NtrY-like is translated as MTTADTSAPPFDPSRTESGGGILRKWVAPFAVGIALLSAFLTFIVLSGLTPIEPTRHVVYSFLLINTATILLLVGIIIREIWQVIQARRRGRAAARLHVQIVSLFSIIAVLPAVLVAIIANVTLDRGLDRLFSGPTRAAIENSLNVAHAYVNEHASLINGDILGMANDIANARPLFDQDRSTFRELLTASAAARNLPGAMLIDRDRNVLETAQTGIRQEFTTPPQDFLSNVDENKPEIAVFPEENYVAAVIRLRAFSDTFLYVARLLDPRVVGQLKQTQANVAEYAAIESRRLGIQVTFALMFAVIALTILTASVLIGLNFANWLVAPIRNLMSAANIVSTGDLHVQVPVHKSEGDLAQLGETFNKMTAELRTQRDELVSASDLIDSRRRFIEAVLSSASAGIIGVDASGSVGILNRSAEKLIGHAESETLDHPLSDVLPELDDMMKTAREGTQRLVQGQITIMRDGHERNLSVRVSAEQTSHSRDSYIITLDDITELVSAQRTSAWGDVARRIAHEIKNPLTPIQLSAERIRRKFGKVITEDKNIFEQCTETIVRQVDDIRRMVDEFSRFARMPKPVMEGEDVADTVRQAVFLMKVGHPDLDIEADIKQDPMRAQFDRRLISQALTNIIKNATEAIEQVPPEELGKGRIDVIAARENDDIVIDVIDNGIGLPKVSRARLLEPYVTTRQKGTGLGLAIVGRVLEDHGGRIELKDASDFRPGQRGAWMRLRFAVSGHAPRADVKQPAAEAKPQIDETNKAASATNDETKTEAATGS